CTTATGCAGATTTGTCCGATTTTAAGATAGCGGAACGATTTGGAGGGATGGTTGTGAGAAAACTCTTCAGGGATTTTTACAGTGATTTAAAAAGCAGCAGGCACTATTTAATCGCCTCCACGCTGGTTTTTATGATCGGCATCTACGCGGGTTTTTCTTCGGGGAATCTTCAAGGGATTCTTGCTCAACAAATAGAAGAAATCCGCAAATTGGCGCAAATGCTTGATCAAATGAACAATACTCAGCTGTGGTTGTTTGTTTTCATTTTTTTCAATAATTTATTGAAGGCCTTGTTATTTGTCGCTTTGGGGGGGTTCTTTGGTTTATTTCCGCTGTATTCTCTAGTCATGAACGGCATGATTCTCGGCTTTCTGGCACATACCACCCAAGCGAATGGGGGGGATTTGCCCCAAATGGTTGTAAGGGGAATACTGCCGCATGGAATAATTGAGCTTCCAGCAATCATCCTCGCCGGTGCTTACGGAATACGTTTTGGCTTTATTGT
This portion of the Ferviditalea candida genome encodes:
- a CDS encoding stage II sporulation protein M; translated protein: MRKLFRDFYSDLKSSRHYLIASTLVFMIGIYAGFSSGNLQGILAQQIEEIRKLAQMLDQMNNTQLWLFVFIFFNNLLKALLFVALGGFFGLFPLYSLVMNGMILGFLAHTTQANGGDLPQMVVRGILPHGIIELPAIILAGAYGIRFGFIVARGTISWLIPAKRKAAGQQIAYFLKMTIPLMLVLIVSLFVAAIIESSFTYWLVRH